Proteins from a genomic interval of Desulfovibrio piger:
- a CDS encoding alanine/glycine:cation symporter family protein: MLDFLNTVSGYVWGWPLMILLVGTGLWLTFSLRALQFSHLIHAFTLIVRKTPDRKAQGDISNFEALMVALSATVGTGNIAGVATAIYIGGPGALFWMWMTGLVGMATKYAEAVLAVKYRVQNENGTFSGGPMYYISRGLGWKWLATLFAFFAAIATFGIGSMVQSNSVADALNHSFSIAPGITGIVLMGLTAAVIIGGVRSIGRVTALLVPVMIALYVLGALAVILMHITEIPGVLAMVVSSAFQPVAATGGFAGATVMMAIRLGVARGLFSNESGLGSAPIAAAAARTSQPVVQALISMTQTFIDTLVVCSMTGLVILVTGVWTSGKNGAPLTSYAFETGLPGELGGLIVTIGIILFAYSTILGWSYYGEKAIEYLLGSKAIIPYRWAFIISVGLGASMKLDLVWTLSDIFNALMAFPNLIGLIMLTPVVKAETLAYLRSLKKEPASEG; the protein is encoded by the coding sequence ATGCTGGATTTCTTGAACACGGTTTCTGGGTATGTCTGGGGATGGCCATTGATGATCCTTCTGGTCGGCACGGGCCTGTGGCTGACCTTTTCCCTGCGAGCCCTGCAGTTCAGTCATCTGATCCACGCATTCACCCTCATCGTCCGCAAGACCCCCGACAGGAAGGCCCAGGGCGACATCTCCAACTTCGAGGCCCTGATGGTGGCCCTTTCCGCCACCGTGGGCACCGGCAATATCGCCGGTGTGGCCACGGCCATCTACATCGGCGGCCCCGGCGCGCTGTTCTGGATGTGGATGACCGGCCTTGTGGGCATGGCCACCAAGTACGCCGAGGCCGTGCTGGCCGTGAAATACCGCGTGCAGAACGAGAACGGCACCTTCAGCGGCGGCCCCATGTACTACATCTCGCGCGGGCTGGGCTGGAAATGGCTGGCCACGCTCTTCGCCTTCTTCGCGGCCATCGCCACCTTCGGCATCGGCAGCATGGTGCAGTCCAATTCCGTGGCTGACGCCCTCAACCACAGCTTTTCCATCGCTCCCGGCATCACCGGCATCGTGCTCATGGGCCTGACCGCCGCCGTCATCATCGGCGGTGTGCGCAGCATCGGCCGCGTGACCGCCCTGCTGGTGCCCGTCATGATCGCCCTTTATGTGCTGGGCGCGCTGGCGGTGATCCTCATGCACATCACCGAGATCCCCGGCGTCCTGGCCATGGTCGTGTCCAGCGCCTTCCAGCCTGTGGCGGCCACCGGCGGCTTTGCCGGCGCCACGGTGATGATGGCCATTCGTCTGGGCGTGGCCCGCGGCCTGTTCTCCAACGAATCCGGCCTGGGTTCCGCCCCCATCGCCGCCGCGGCCGCCCGCACCAGCCAGCCCGTGGTGCAGGCCCTCATCTCCATGACCCAGACCTTCATCGACACCCTGGTGGTCTGTTCCATGACCGGCCTGGTCATCCTCGTCACCGGCGTCTGGACTTCCGGCAAGAACGGCGCCCCCCTCACCTCCTATGCTTTCGAGACGGGCCTGCCCGGCGAACTGGGCGGCCTTATCGTGACCATCGGCATCATCCTCTTCGCCTACTCCACCATCCTCGGCTGGAGCTACTACGGCGAAAAGGCCATCGAATACCTGCTGGGCAGCAAGGCCATCATCCCCTACCGCTGGGCCTTCATCATCTCCGTGGGCCTGGGCGCGTCCATGAAGCTGGATCTGGTCTGGACCCTGTCCGACATCTTCAACGCCCTCATGGCCTTCCCCAACCTTATAGGCCTCATCATGCTGACCCCGGTGGTCAAGGCCGAGACCCTGGCCTACCTGCGTTCCCTCAAGAAGGAACCGGCCTCCGAAGGATAG
- a CDS encoding alpha/beta fold hydrolase yields MIRSLLSCLLMLQVLLFSLQVATVQARADAATEYQIQTFPLERNGVALHLQRLAVAGTQPQRQILLVHGLTYSSHEFDVNYADYSLARYLAARGFAVWTFDVAGYGESQEVEDGFMPNSDYAAEDAAAAAAEILKVSGQKKLDVLGWSWGTVTSSRFVARHPEMVKKLVLYAPIMVGLGAAEVKVPFNHNTWLHAAGDFQTTKDGAIDYTIVDPQVVAVFQSNCWRYDKDSSPNGGRRDLLVSAETPLIDPAAIRVPTLVIGGDKDPYLNLDSMRAAMSKLPSGSKLEIMPGAAHAMMMEKPYYKEFRQKVVEFLEH; encoded by the coding sequence ATGATTCGTTCACTTCTGTCCTGCCTGCTGATGCTGCAGGTGCTGCTTTTTTCCCTTCAGGTCGCCACGGTCCAGGCCCGTGCTGATGCCGCCACGGAATACCAGATCCAGACCTTCCCGCTGGAGCGCAACGGCGTCGCCCTGCATCTGCAGCGTCTGGCCGTGGCCGGGACGCAGCCCCAGCGCCAGATCCTGCTGGTGCACGGTCTGACCTATTCCTCGCATGAGTTCGACGTGAACTATGCCGACTACAGCCTGGCCCGCTACCTTGCCGCGCGCGGCTTCGCTGTCTGGACCTTCGATGTGGCCGGTTATGGTGAATCCCAGGAAGTGGAAGACGGCTTCATGCCCAATTCCGACTATGCCGCCGAGGATGCCGCGGCCGCTGCGGCCGAGATCCTCAAGGTCTCCGGCCAGAAGAAGCTGGATGTGCTGGGCTGGAGCTGGGGCACCGTCACCAGCAGCCGCTTCGTGGCCCGTCATCCCGAGATGGTGAAGAAGCTGGTGCTGTATGCGCCCATCATGGTGGGCCTGGGTGCCGCCGAAGTGAAGGTGCCCTTCAACCATAATACCTGGCTGCATGCGGCGGGCGACTTCCAGACCACCAAGGACGGCGCCATCGACTACACCATCGTGGACCCGCAGGTGGTGGCCGTGTTCCAGTCCAACTGCTGGCGCTATGACAAGGACTCCAGCCCCAACGGCGGCCGCCGCGACCTGCTGGTCTCCGCGGAGACGCCTCTCATCGACCCCGCCGCCATCCGGGTGCCCACCCTGGTCATCGGCGGTGACAAGGACCCGTACCTGAACCTCGACAGCATGCGGGCCGCCATGAGCAAGCTGCCTTCCGGCTCCAAGCTGGAAATCATGCCCGGCGCTGCCCATGCCATGATGATGGAAAAGCCCTATTACAAGGAATTCCGCCAGAAGGTGGTGGAGTTCCTGGAACACTAG
- a CDS encoding glutamine amidotransferase has product MRCCVLQHLAFEDLGTFAPILLEAGWTIQACHVADGLPDARDWRDADLCIVLGGPMGVHDGAAYPFLSRELELVRSRLGEGRPLLGICLGAQLMAQALGAAVYAGKAKEIGWGGLQLTEAGAASPLAALRGAPVLHWHGDTFDLPPAATLLASTDITPHQAFQAGAGQLALQFHAEADAARMEHWLMGHACELAAAGLDVAAIRQDARDLGSRAAAAGQDFFRRWLTGVFTA; this is encoded by the coding sequence ATGCGCTGCTGCGTACTGCAACATCTGGCTTTTGAAGATCTTGGGACATTCGCGCCCATACTCCTTGAGGCAGGCTGGACCATACAGGCCTGCCATGTGGCGGATGGTCTCCCGGATGCACGGGACTGGCGCGATGCCGACCTGTGCATCGTCCTGGGCGGGCCCATGGGCGTCCACGACGGGGCGGCCTATCCCTTCCTTTCCCGTGAACTGGAGCTCGTCCGCAGCCGCCTGGGCGAAGGACGGCCCCTGCTGGGCATCTGCCTGGGCGCCCAGCTCATGGCACAGGCCCTGGGCGCGGCGGTCTATGCGGGCAAGGCCAAGGAGATCGGCTGGGGCGGCCTGCAGCTGACGGAAGCCGGCGCAGCCTCGCCCCTGGCAGCCCTGCGCGGGGCCCCCGTGCTGCACTGGCACGGCGATACCTTCGACCTGCCGCCCGCCGCCACCCTGCTGGCCTCCACGGACATCACGCCCCATCAGGCTTTTCAGGCAGGGGCAGGCCAGCTGGCCCTGCAATTCCATGCCGAGGCCGACGCCGCCCGCATGGAGCACTGGCTCATGGGCCATGCCTGCGAACTGGCCGCCGCCGGTCTGGACGTGGCGGCCATCCGTCAGGATGCCCGCGACCTGGGCAGCCGTGCCGCGGCCGCCGGACAAGATTTCTTCCGCCGCTGGCTGACCGGCGTCTTCACCGCCTGA
- a CDS encoding competence/damage-inducible protein A: MKAEIISVGTELLLGHTINTDAAHVARALSSLGIDLHHACVVGDNAARLEECLRAALQRSDLVITTGGLGPTNDDLTKETVARVLGLPLEEDADSLRRLREYFGDRPVGENQYKQAWLPRGSHAFANSVGTAPGCAAPAEGGKLVILLPGPPSELLPMLHDEVVPWLARKTGACIHSSMVRTFALGEGDAELRLRDMTGAANPTVATYATDGEMFVRITAKAATAEEAAQLVAPVRDAVCRRLGEHVYGVDVENLESVVVPLLLQRGETLTTAESCTGGLLAKRITDVAGASSVFHQGVVTYANEAKTRLLGVPEELLASVGAVSPEVARCMAEQACTRYGSTWGVGISGIAGPGGATATKPAGLVYIALSNGRQTWLRVMHPHGRYMGRAWTRQRAASHALDMLRRAMLGLPVEMEA; the protein is encoded by the coding sequence ATGAAAGCCGAGATCATTTCCGTGGGCACCGAGCTTTTGCTCGGCCACACCATCAATACGGACGCCGCCCATGTGGCCCGCGCCCTCTCCTCCCTGGGCATCGACCTGCACCATGCCTGCGTGGTGGGCGACAACGCCGCCCGCCTGGAAGAATGCCTGCGCGCCGCCCTGCAGCGCAGCGACCTGGTCATCACCACCGGCGGCCTGGGCCCCACCAACGACGACCTCACCAAGGAGACCGTGGCCCGCGTCCTGGGCCTGCCGCTGGAAGAAGATGCGGACAGTCTGCGCAGGCTGCGGGAATACTTCGGTGACCGGCCCGTGGGCGAGAACCAGTACAAGCAGGCCTGGTTGCCGCGCGGCAGCCACGCCTTTGCCAACAGCGTGGGCACGGCCCCGGGCTGCGCCGCGCCTGCGGAAGGCGGCAAGCTGGTCATCCTGCTGCCCGGCCCGCCGTCCGAGCTCCTGCCCATGCTGCATGACGAGGTCGTGCCCTGGCTTGCCCGCAAGACCGGGGCCTGCATCCACTCCAGCATGGTGCGCACCTTTGCCTTGGGCGAAGGGGATGCCGAACTGCGGCTGCGCGACATGACCGGTGCCGCCAACCCCACAGTGGCCACCTACGCCACCGACGGCGAGATGTTCGTGCGCATCACGGCCAAGGCCGCCACCGCCGAAGAGGCCGCACAGCTGGTGGCCCCCGTGCGGGATGCCGTCTGCCGTCGTCTGGGCGAACACGTCTACGGCGTGGACGTGGAAAATCTGGAAAGCGTCGTCGTGCCCCTGCTGCTGCAACGCGGCGAGACCCTGACCACGGCCGAATCCTGCACGGGCGGCCTGCTGGCCAAGCGCATCACCGACGTGGCCGGTGCGTCGTCGGTCTTCCATCAGGGGGTCGTGACCTATGCCAACGAAGCCAAGACCCGGCTGCTGGGCGTTCCCGAAGAGCTGCTGGCCAGCGTGGGGGCCGTCAGCCCCGAAGTGGCCCGCTGCATGGCCGAACAGGCCTGCACCCGCTACGGCAGCACCTGGGGCGTGGGCATCTCCGGCATCGCGGGCCCCGGCGGCGCCACGGCCACCAAGCCCGCGGGCCTGGTCTACATCGCCCTCAGCAACGGCCGGCAGACCTGGCTGCGCGTCATGCACCCCCACGGCCGCTACATGGGCCGGGCCTGGACCCGCCAGCGCGCCGCCAGCCACGCCCTGGACATGCTGCGCCGCGCCATGCTCGGCCTGCCTGTGGAGATGGAGGCGTAG